TTTTCAGCACCTCAGGATTAAAAAGCCTTTTTATAATAAGTTACCATTGATGTATTAGTGAGTGTTTATTTTGGCATTATAGACTTTATTAGAGTCTACCATGTGTTGCTGATGTAAAAATAAGTTAAACACTGGatgttattaaaatgtaatatattAATTGTTTTACAGTGACTCACTTTCTGCAGTATTTCTACACTGGATCTTCTGGGATCCCAGAGTTCCCAGAGTTTGTGGTAGTCGGGATGATCAATGACGTTCCAATCATTCACTATGACAGCAGCAGCCGGAGAGCAGAGCCCACACAGGACTGGATAAAAAAGCCACAGAGGACGATCCACAGTACTGGGCCACAGAGATTCAAGGGTTCAATAACACCCAGCAAACGTTCAGAGACGATATTGAAACTGCGAAGCAGCGCTTCAGCCAAACTGGAGGTTTGTTTAAGattaattattttcatattcTTTGTTGTCCATCACCCATCACTCATCTGTATCCATCAccacagttttctttttctaccaTCTGATCTGTCAGAACTGGAACTTTTTAAAGGACCATATTCGTTAGCTCGcatgttttgcttcatttgtgATCGTGTATAATGTGAAGTTGTATTATGTGCCGGCCTGTCTCAGACACAGTAATTAACAGAGATGAAGTGACATTTGACCTCCACTGTCTCATCATGGACCTCACATGATGGTTGGCTGATTctgcctctttttctctcagGTGTCCACGTTGTCCACTGTTTTATGGCTGTGAGTGGGATGATGAGTACGAAGATATTAGAGGATTTCTTCAGTATGGCTATGATGGAGAAGATTTCATAGTATTTGATCTGAAGACACAAACATGGATCGCTCCAAAAGAACAGGCTGTCAGAACCAAACTGAAGTGGGATCATGATGATGAtttaaatatgcagaaaaaaatatttaactgaGGTCTGTGTTGGCTGGCTGAAGAAATACGTGAACTATGGTCGACACAGTTTGAAGAGAACAGGTAtaaaaatttgattttgtttcctCAGATTCTGGAAggaatgttttattcattttaggaCGCTCATTTTGGAGCTAAAAAACTgtcaaagaaaatgattttgtcTGTGGTTG
The genomic region above belongs to Archocentrus centrarchus isolate MPI-CPG fArcCen1 unplaced genomic scaffold, fArcCen1 scaffold_157_ctg1, whole genome shotgun sequence and contains:
- the LOC115775488 gene encoding LOW QUALITY PROTEIN: major histocompatibility complex class I-related gene protein-like (The sequence of the model RefSeq protein was modified relative to this genomic sequence to represent the inferred CDS: inserted 5 bases in 4 codons; deleted 1 base in 1 codon), with the translated sequence MRTVRLLILLCYSVCVTAVTHFLQYFYTGSSGIPEFPEFVVVGMINDVPIIHYDSSSRRAEPTQDWIXKATEDDPQYWATEIQGFNNTQQTFRDDIETAKQRFSQTGGVHVVHXFYGCEWDDEYEDIRGFLQYGYDGEDFIVFDLKTQTWIAPKEQAVRTKLKWDHDDDLNMQKKYLTEVCVGWLKKYVNYGRHSLKRTVLPSVSLLQRSSSSPITCHATGFYPNRAXLVWKKNGEELYEGVHKGEILPNNDQTFQMSVDLDFSAVTREDWDRYSCXFQLSGVREDIITKLDKAGIRSNEGETEIRRQTHP